A section of the Neisseria dumasiana genome encodes:
- a CDS encoding tetratricopeptide repeat protein, whose translation MKVLRWFAAPACAAVLALSACANVQQGTYQEAREAYSKGRYDQAYTIMKGLAEKGEVNAQNQLGLMFSDGIGRQADYEQAKHWWEKAAGQNHVNAQYHLGLLYENGWGVVPDARLAAEWYEKAAAQGQVQAMANLGSFYESGKGVKRNLRKAAEWYGQAAEKGDADSQYKVGMMYLNGSGVKRNRVKAKYWLEKAAEQGNARAAQVLKKRI comes from the coding sequence ATGAAAGTCTTACGGTGGTTCGCCGCACCCGCCTGTGCAGCAGTTTTGGCTTTGTCAGCCTGCGCAAACGTACAGCAGGGAACGTATCAAGAGGCAAGAGAGGCATACAGCAAAGGCCGCTACGACCAAGCCTATACCATCATGAAAGGCCTTGCCGAAAAAGGTGAAGTAAACGCCCAAAACCAATTGGGTTTGATGTTTTCAGACGGCATCGGCCGTCAGGCGGATTATGAACAAGCCAAGCATTGGTGGGAAAAAGCTGCCGGGCAAAATCATGTTAACGCCCAGTATCATTTAGGATTGTTATACGAAAACGGTTGGGGCGTAGTGCCGGATGCCCGTTTGGCAGCCGAATGGTACGAAAAAGCCGCCGCACAGGGGCAGGTGCAGGCCATGGCCAATCTCGGCTCATTTTATGAGTCCGGTAAAGGTGTGAAACGCAATTTGCGTAAAGCGGCCGAATGGTACGGTCAAGCTGCGGAAAAAGGTGATGCCGACAGCCAATATAAGGTGGGCATGATGTATTTGAACGGCAGCGGTGTGAAGCGTAATCGGGTAAAAGCCAAATATTGGCTTGAGAAAGCTGCGGAGCAGGGTAATGCCAGAGCCGCCCAAGTATTGAAAAAGAGAATCTAA
- a CDS encoding GatB/YqeY domain-containing protein: MSLKAQLSEDMKTAMRAKDSVTLSTVRLINAAIKQFEVDERTEADDAKVIAIITKMVKQRNDSAKIYTDAGRTDLAEKENAETEVLKRYLPQMMSPEEIRSAVEAAVAETGAAGMADMGKVMGVLKTRLAGKADMGEVNKVLKSVLAA, encoded by the coding sequence ATGAGCCTGAAAGCGCAACTTTCCGAAGACATGAAAACCGCCATGCGCGCCAAAGACAGCGTTACCCTGTCCACCGTGCGCCTTATTAACGCCGCCATCAAGCAGTTTGAAGTGGACGAGCGCACGGAAGCCGACGACGCCAAAGTGATTGCCATCATTACCAAGATGGTGAAACAGCGCAACGACAGTGCCAAAATCTACACCGACGCCGGCCGAACCGATTTGGCAGAGAAAGAAAACGCCGAAACCGAAGTGCTCAAACGCTACCTGCCGCAAATGATGTCGCCTGAAGAAATCCGCAGCGCGGTAGAGGCCGCCGTTGCCGAAACCGGCGCGGCAGGCATGGCCGATATGGGCAAAGTAATGGGCGTATTGAAAACCCGATTGGCCGGAAAAGCCGACATGGGCGAAGTGAACAAAGTGCTGAAATCAGTGCTCGCCGCCTGA
- the recB gene encoding exodeoxyribonuclease V subunit beta, with protein sequence MPAQPFNPLTIPISGTSLIEASAGTGKTYGIAALFTRLIVLEKMPVESVLVVTFTKAATAELKTRLRARLDDVLSVLENVPDAAHHSDGLAAYCAQHHEGDVFLPNLLEAALQQESQERLIVRLKAAISRFDNAAIYTIHGFCQRLLRDYAFFCQAPFDVELTEDTRERLLVPAQDFWRENVSHNPVLAKLMFEHRHTPETMLSEIKSFIGRPYLAFRRPESNIETAQKTLAQCWENIRTQLPELVQTFWTIHPVLNGNKYRKNTFQNVFALLEAAAESNTLPSNHDKLPLFAADALEAATKKTATPDTAAFARLNILARLGECFNGLAEAEQNTLIQLQLDMLQYIGNALEAEKKSRRERSFDDLLLDVYHALIRSPHREQLAQTVAAVWKAALIDEFQDTDPLQYEIFKQLFIRQGNPLFLVGDPKQAIYSFRGADIYAYMQAAEDADARYTLTTNFRSHAKLINGIGALFKQKNRPFVLDSIDYADVNAARSESRLNPPKTAVSIRWLNHETDGGGNKDALRSRAADNCADEIAAVLNDAAAGRLNYQKNTAGPAVPLQSGQIAVLVRTHNEGQMIAKALKQRNIQSVLLQRESVFASEEAEAVDALIGFWLQPQRTETLRFVLGGILFRYTAAMIHELNRNETALLSWINSAQTAAEVWQQHGIYAAIQQFAAEHGIEARLLARGSTRSLTNYHQLIERLAEEDEQSRSPAALREWLKNQIQTAQNAEHPKGENNLLRLESDENLVKIVTMHAAKGLQYPLVYCPFVWDAKKNTPQGWQILHRPRRPTKLLHETQLDDADRNQLADENLSENLRLLYVALTRAEEHLVIYAARCSNTPDNTFAYLLEGTADSRRADIAAAYAAAKSEADTMLKNNWQRFIDNAPENTDFSFTETPPEPAEYQAPSFSDGFYQAAGVSARPFEFIRHTSFTGLSRHTRNTDEHTREELQPAIDTAETATDVPLSAMPSEHTDTRSIHTFPRGASAGVCLHEILETFDFGSPAAAQNETVAATLEHYGFDAGWLPAVTAMLDHTRLSPLDGQTALADIPATQRLAEMGFTLFMHDFTLNRLQQWFAETEHGLPAECATAAKLLDFNDVNGFLNGFIDMVCRDSDGLVTVIDYKSNHLGYAAEDYTQAAMNEAVAHHHYYLQALIYAIATARHFASRQQPLHTVAVRYLFLRGLNGSGNNGIWSWNIDTALLQEWL encoded by the coding sequence ATGCCAGCACAACCGTTTAACCCGCTCACCATTCCCATTTCGGGCACGTCCCTTATCGAAGCCTCTGCCGGCACAGGCAAAACCTACGGCATTGCTGCTTTGTTTACCCGTTTGATCGTGCTGGAAAAAATGCCCGTAGAAAGCGTGTTGGTCGTTACCTTTACCAAAGCTGCCACCGCCGAACTGAAAACCCGCCTGCGGGCGCGTTTGGACGATGTGTTATCGGTATTGGAAAACGTGCCGGATGCCGCACACCATTCAGACGGCCTCGCCGCGTATTGCGCGCAACACCACGAAGGCGACGTATTTTTACCCAACCTGCTCGAAGCCGCCTTGCAGCAAGAAAGCCAAGAGCGCCTGATTGTGCGCCTCAAAGCAGCCATCAGCCGCTTCGACAATGCCGCCATTTATACCATTCACGGCTTCTGCCAACGCCTGCTGCGCGATTATGCCTTTTTCTGCCAAGCCCCTTTCGACGTAGAACTAACCGAAGACACGCGCGAACGCCTGCTGGTGCCAGCCCAAGACTTCTGGCGCGAAAACGTGTCGCACAATCCTGTATTGGCCAAACTCATGTTCGAGCACCGCCACACGCCCGAAACCATGCTTTCCGAAATCAAAAGCTTTATCGGCCGCCCCTATCTGGCTTTCAGACGGCCTGAAAGCAATATCGAAACCGCACAAAAGACATTGGCGCAATGCTGGGAAAATATCCGCACCCAACTGCCCGAATTGGTGCAAACCTTTTGGACAATCCACCCCGTTTTAAACGGCAACAAATACCGCAAAAATACCTTCCAAAACGTTTTTGCCTTACTGGAAGCCGCAGCAGAAAGCAACACTCTGCCTTCCAACCACGACAAACTCCCCCTGTTTGCCGCCGACGCTCTTGAAGCCGCCACCAAAAAAACCGCCACGCCCGACACCGCCGCCTTTGCCCGCTTAAACATACTCGCACGGCTGGGCGAATGCTTCAACGGTTTGGCCGAAGCCGAACAAAACACCCTGATACAGCTGCAACTCGACATGCTGCAATACATCGGCAATGCGTTGGAGGCTGAAAAAAAATCCCGCCGCGAACGCAGTTTCGACGACCTGCTGCTCGATGTTTACCATGCCCTTATCCGCAGCCCGCACCGCGAACAATTGGCACAAACCGTTGCAGCCGTTTGGAAAGCCGCCCTGATCGACGAATTCCAAGACACCGACCCCCTGCAATACGAAATATTCAAACAACTGTTTATCCGTCAGGGCAACCCGCTGTTTTTGGTCGGCGATCCCAAACAGGCGATTTACAGCTTTCGCGGAGCCGACATCTACGCCTACATGCAGGCCGCCGAAGATGCCGACGCCCGCTACACCTTGACCACCAACTTCCGCAGCCACGCCAAACTGATCAACGGCATCGGCGCCTTGTTCAAACAGAAAAACCGCCCCTTCGTGCTCGACAGCATCGACTATGCCGACGTAAACGCCGCCCGCAGCGAAAGCCGTCTGAATCCGCCCAAAACCGCCGTTTCCATACGCTGGCTCAACCACGAAACCGACGGCGGCGGCAACAAAGACGCGCTGCGCAGCCGTGCGGCGGATAACTGTGCCGACGAAATCGCCGCCGTTCTCAACGATGCCGCGGCAGGCCGTCTGAATTATCAGAAAAACACCGCCGGCCCCGCCGTGCCGCTGCAATCGGGGCAGATTGCCGTACTCGTGCGCACCCACAACGAAGGGCAGATGATTGCCAAAGCCCTGAAACAGCGCAACATCCAAAGCGTGCTGCTGCAACGCGAATCGGTGTTTGCATCAGAAGAAGCCGAGGCCGTTGACGCTCTGATCGGCTTCTGGCTGCAACCGCAACGCACCGAAACATTGCGCTTCGTGCTCGGCGGCATATTGTTCCGCTACACCGCCGCCATGATCCACGAACTCAACCGCAACGAAACCGCCCTGCTCTCGTGGATCAACTCCGCCCAAACCGCCGCCGAAGTATGGCAGCAACACGGCATCTACGCCGCCATCCAGCAGTTTGCCGCCGAACACGGCATCGAAGCCCGCCTGCTCGCGCGCGGCAGCACCCGCAGCCTCACCAACTACCACCAACTGATCGAACGCTTGGCCGAAGAAGACGAACAAAGCCGCTCCCCCGCCGCACTCCGGGAATGGCTCAAAAACCAGATTCAGACGGCCCAAAACGCCGAACATCCCAAAGGCGAAAACAATCTGCTGCGGCTCGAAAGCGACGAAAACCTCGTCAAAATCGTGACCATGCACGCCGCCAAAGGCTTGCAGTATCCGCTGGTATATTGCCCCTTCGTGTGGGATGCGAAAAAGAACACCCCGCAAGGCTGGCAGATTCTGCACCGCCCCCGCCGTCCCACCAAACTGCTGCACGAAACACAGCTCGACGACGCCGACCGCAACCAGCTTGCCGACGAAAACCTAAGCGAAAACCTGCGCCTGCTGTACGTTGCCCTCACCCGCGCCGAAGAACATCTGGTTATCTACGCCGCCCGTTGCAGCAACACGCCCGACAACACCTTCGCCTACCTGCTCGAAGGCACCGCCGACAGCCGCCGCGCCGACATCGCCGCCGCATACGCCGCGGCAAAAAGCGAAGCAGACACCATGCTGAAAAACAACTGGCAGCGGTTCATCGACAACGCTCCCGAAAATACCGACTTCAGCTTTACCGAAACACCTCCCGAACCGGCGGAATATCAAGCCCCCTCCTTTTCAGACGGCTTCTACCAAGCAGCCGGCGTTTCTGCACGCCCGTTCGAGTTCATACGCCATACCAGCTTTACCGGCTTGAGCCGCCACACCCGCAACACCGACGAACATACCCGCGAAGAACTGCAACCGGCCATCGACACAGCGGAAACCGCAACCGACGTACCTTTATCCGCCATGCCGTCTGAACACACCGATACCCGCAGCATCCACACCTTCCCGCGCGGCGCAAGCGCAGGCGTGTGCCTGCACGAAATACTCGAAACCTTCGATTTCGGCTCCCCCGCCGCCGCACAAAACGAAACCGTTGCCGCCACACTGGAACACTACGGTTTCGATGCCGGCTGGCTGCCCGCCGTTACCGCCATGCTCGACCACACCCGCCTCTCCCCGCTCGACGGCCAAACCGCGCTGGCCGACATTCCCGCCACCCAACGCCTTGCCGAAATGGGCTTTACCCTGTTTATGCACGACTTCACTCTCAACCGTTTGCAGCAATGGTTCGCCGAAACAGAACACGGGCTGCCCGCCGAATGCGCCACCGCCGCCAAACTGCTCGACTTCAACGACGTTAACGGTTTTTTAAACGGCTTCATCGATATGGTCTGCCGCGATTCAGACGGCCTCGTTACCGTAATCGACTATAAATCCAACCACTTGGGCTATGCCGCCGAAGACTACACTCAAGCAGCCATGAACGAAGCCGTCGCCCACCACCACTATTACCTGCAAGCCCTGATTTACGCCATTGCCACCGCCCGCCACTTCGCTTCACGCCAACAGCCCCTGCACACCGTTGCCGTGCGCTATCTCTTCCTGCGCGGTTTAAACGGCAGCGGCAACAACGGCATCTGGTCGTGGAACATCGACACAGCCCTATTGCAGGAATGGCTGTAA
- the rpoD gene encoding RNA polymerase sigma factor RpoD: MSNQHSNNTHDSEYEEQDDNRPLTLEEQRARLRQLIIMGKERGYITYSEINDALPDDMSDAEQIDNIVSMISGLGIQVTEQAPDAEEMLMSDNTAAITDDDAVAEAEAALSSVDSEFGRTTDPVRMYMREMGQVDLLTREDEIIIAKKIENALKNMVQAISACPGSITEILELIERIRTDEIKVDEVVEAIIDPNEVLLNELGLGHLESASSSADNSENDDADDNDGDSDDDEDDSSPEAIAATNLEELKQKVLEHFERIQEDYDKMIAALSKHDSRHETYLQHRDAIASKLLEVRFATRQIESLSSNLRERVENIRRLEREIRDICLDRVHMDRDYFINYFLPEITRLDWVEEEVAKNNVWSNALDRFRHAIIEKQAKLAEMETETRISIEELKEINKNMVISEKETAAAKQEMIQANLRLVISIAKKYTNRGLQFLDLIQEGNIGLMKAVDKFEYRRGYKFSTYATWWIRQAITRSIADQARTIRIPVHMIETINKMNRISRQYLQETGEEPDSAKLAELMEMPEDKIRKIMKIAKEPISMETPIGDDDDSHLGDFIEDVNNVAPADAAMYSSLHEVTKEVLESLTPREAKVLRMRFGIDMNTDHTLEEVGKQFDVTRERIRQIEAKALRKLRHPTRSDRLRSFLDSEENKQ, from the coding sequence ATGTCAAACCAACACAGCAACAATACACACGACAGCGAATATGAAGAACAAGACGACAACCGTCCGCTAACGCTCGAAGAGCAGCGCGCACGGTTGCGCCAGCTCATCATCATGGGCAAAGAGCGCGGCTATATCACCTATTCCGAAATCAACGATGCGCTGCCCGACGATATGTCCGACGCAGAGCAAATCGACAACATCGTCAGCATGATTTCAGGTTTGGGCATCCAAGTGACCGAGCAGGCACCCGATGCCGAAGAAATGCTGATGAGCGACAACACCGCCGCCATCACCGACGATGATGCCGTAGCCGAAGCCGAAGCCGCCCTATCCAGCGTAGACAGCGAATTCGGCCGCACCACCGACCCCGTGCGCATGTATATGCGCGAAATGGGTCAGGTTGACCTGCTGACCCGCGAAGACGAAATCATCATCGCCAAAAAAATCGAAAACGCGTTGAAAAACATGGTACAGGCCATCTCCGCCTGCCCCGGTTCGATTACCGAAATTTTGGAGCTGATCGAGCGCATCCGCACCGACGAAATCAAAGTCGACGAAGTGGTCGAGGCCATTATCGACCCCAACGAAGTGCTGCTCAACGAGTTAGGATTGGGGCATTTGGAAAGCGCGAGCTCTTCCGCAGACAACAGCGAAAACGACGACGCCGACGACAACGACGGCGACAGCGACGACGATGAAGACGACAGCAGCCCCGAAGCCATCGCCGCCACCAATCTCGAAGAGCTGAAACAAAAAGTGCTCGAACATTTTGAACGTATCCAAGAAGATTACGACAAAATGATCGCCGCCCTGAGCAAGCACGACAGCCGCCATGAAACCTATTTGCAGCACCGCGATGCCATCGCTTCCAAACTGCTCGAAGTGCGTTTTGCCACCCGCCAAATCGAAAGCCTGAGCAGCAACCTTCGCGAACGGGTGGAAAACATCCGCCGCCTCGAGCGCGAAATCCGCGATATCTGCCTCGACCGCGTGCACATGGACAGAGACTACTTCATCAATTACTTCCTGCCCGAAATCACGCGCCTTGATTGGGTGGAAGAAGAAGTTGCAAAAAACAACGTATGGAGCAACGCTCTCGACCGCTTCCGCCATGCCATCATCGAAAAACAAGCCAAGCTGGCAGAAATGGAAACCGAAACCCGCATTTCCATCGAAGAATTGAAAGAAATCAATAAAAACATGGTCATCAGCGAAAAAGAAACCGCGGCGGCCAAACAGGAAATGATTCAGGCCAACTTGCGGTTGGTGATTTCGATTGCGAAAAAATACACCAACCGCGGCTTGCAGTTTCTCGATTTGATTCAAGAAGGCAATATCGGTTTGATGAAAGCGGTAGATAAATTTGAATACCGCCGCGGTTATAAATTCTCTACTTACGCCACATGGTGGATTCGTCAGGCCATCACCCGCTCGATTGCCGACCAAGCGCGCACCATCCGTATTCCGGTTCATATGATTGAAACCATCAACAAAATGAACCGCATTTCGCGCCAATATCTGCAAGAAACCGGCGAAGAGCCTGATTCTGCCAAACTGGCCGAACTGATGGAAATGCCTGAAGACAAAATCCGCAAGATCATGAAAATCGCCAAAGAGCCGATTTCTATGGAAACGCCGATCGGTGACGACGACGATTCACATTTGGGCGATTTTATCGAAGACGTAAACAACGTCGCTCCGGCAGATGCGGCCATGTATTCGAGCCTGCACGAAGTTACCAAAGAAGTGCTGGAAAGCCTGACTCCGCGCGAAGCCAAAGTATTGCGTATGCGCTTCGGTATCGACATGAATACCGACCACACGTTGGAAGAAGTGGGCAAGCAGTTTGACGTAACCCGCGAGCGTATCCGCCAAATCGAAGCCAAAGCCTTGCGCAAACTGCGCCACCCGACCCGCAGCGACCGCTTGAGAAGCTTCTTGGACAGCGAAGAAAACAAACAGTAA
- the dnaG gene encoding DNA primase → MIPSEFIDELLAKVDIVDIIDEHVPLKKGGANYMACCPFHKEKSPSFSVSPHKQFYHCFGCGAHGSAIGFIMEYQGLSFTEAVQYLADRVGMTVPRTRGQQENPEQRAERKKKQQTLEETTEAAAAFYTGRLKQDTRAQQYLAKRGLSDEIIAHYGLGYAPDSWQPLAQVFQPYPNTPLVESGMVIEKDGKYYDRFRDRIMFPIRNQRGQVIGFGGRILDKGEPKYLNSPETPLFDKGRNLYGLHEARAAIKEAGRILVVEGYMDVVALAQFGIGYGVAALGTATTADHVKLLMRQTDSIYFCFDGDRAGRKAAWRALENALPQLKDDKSLHFLFLPEEHDPDSYIRAYGKTPFEDALLNQSKPLSEYFWEHLSDGLNLDTQEGKAELVKTSSPLLAQITAPALGFLLRQRLSELVGIDTADLARLMGEEAPKRQARQKNYKLPKETFKQPQMSTLAERQIRSLLINPAWASYIELPEYLTLSGDFACLANLAELIKSLPELPTSAHILEHMRGSPYETTINRIFQSALNDPQALEGSSEEDCENFQLGMTKLLNELKNTQIEALKEKNRHTGLNDNEKKLLLALLMPATR, encoded by the coding sequence ATGATACCGAGTGAATTTATCGACGAACTGCTGGCCAAAGTCGATATCGTAGATATTATCGACGAGCATGTGCCGCTGAAAAAAGGTGGCGCCAACTACATGGCCTGTTGTCCGTTTCATAAAGAAAAATCGCCGTCGTTTTCCGTCAGCCCGCACAAACAGTTTTACCACTGTTTCGGCTGCGGCGCACACGGTTCGGCCATCGGCTTTATCATGGAATATCAGGGCTTGAGTTTTACCGAAGCCGTGCAGTATTTGGCCGACCGCGTCGGCATGACCGTACCGCGCACCCGCGGGCAACAAGAAAACCCCGAGCAGCGTGCCGAGCGCAAGAAAAAACAGCAAACGCTCGAAGAAACCACCGAAGCCGCCGCCGCTTTTTACACAGGCCGTCTGAAACAGGATACGCGCGCGCAGCAGTATCTTGCCAAACGCGGCCTGAGCGACGAAATCATCGCACACTACGGCTTAGGCTACGCGCCCGACAGCTGGCAGCCGCTGGCACAGGTATTCCAGCCCTACCCGAATACACCGTTGGTAGAAAGCGGCATGGTCATCGAGAAAGACGGCAAATATTACGACCGCTTCCGCGACCGCATCATGTTTCCCATCCGCAACCAACGCGGTCAGGTTATCGGCTTCGGCGGCCGCATACTCGACAAAGGCGAGCCGAAATACCTCAACTCGCCCGAAACGCCGCTGTTCGACAAAGGCCGCAATCTCTACGGCCTGCACGAGGCCCGAGCCGCCATTAAAGAAGCCGGGCGTATTTTGGTGGTGGAAGGCTATATGGACGTGGTCGCCTTGGCACAATTCGGCATCGGTTACGGCGTAGCCGCGCTCGGCACCGCCACCACCGCCGACCACGTCAAACTGCTGATGCGCCAAACCGACAGCATTTACTTCTGCTTCGACGGCGACCGTGCCGGCAGAAAAGCCGCATGGCGGGCTTTAGAAAACGCCTTGCCGCAACTGAAAGACGACAAATCGCTGCATTTCCTGTTTTTGCCGGAAGAGCACGACCCCGACAGCTACATCCGCGCTTACGGCAAAACACCGTTTGAAGATGCCCTGCTCAACCAAAGCAAACCCCTGTCGGAATATTTTTGGGAACACCTTTCAGACGGCCTTAATCTGGATACGCAGGAAGGCAAAGCCGAGCTGGTCAAAACCAGCTCGCCGCTGCTGGCACAGATTACCGCACCCGCTTTAGGCTTTTTATTAAGGCAGCGTTTAAGCGAACTGGTGGGCATCGACACCGCCGATCTCGCCCGCCTGATGGGCGAAGAAGCCCCCAAACGCCAAGCCCGGCAGAAAAATTACAAACTGCCCAAAGAAACCTTTAAACAACCGCAAATGTCTACATTGGCGGAACGCCAGATACGCAGCCTCTTGATAAATCCCGCATGGGCTTCATATATAGAGTTGCCCGAGTATCTGACCCTTAGCGGCGATTTTGCCTGTTTGGCCAATCTCGCCGAACTGATTAAAAGCTTGCCGGAGCTGCCCACAAGCGCACACATTTTGGAACACATGCGTGGAAGCCCTTACGAAACCACGATAAACCGTATTTTCCAAAGCGCGCTCAACGATCCGCAAGCCTTGGAAGGCAGCAGCGAAGAGGATTGCGAAAACTTCCAACTCGGCATGACCAAGCTCCTGAACGAGTTGAAAAACACACAAATCGAAGCATTGAAAGAAAAAAACCGGCATACCGGTTTGAATGACAACGAAAAAAAACTACTGCTGGCATTATTGATGCCGGCAACACGATAA
- the rpsU gene encoding 30S ribosomal protein S21, which produces MPAIRVKENEPFEVAMRRFKRAVEKTGLLTELRAREAYEKPTTERKRKKAAAVKRLQKRLRSQQLPPKLY; this is translated from the coding sequence ATGCCTGCTATTCGTGTAAAAGAAAACGAACCTTTTGAAGTTGCCATGCGCCGTTTCAAACGCGCTGTTGAAAAAACCGGCCTGCTGACCGAACTGCGCGCCCGCGAAGCTTACGAAAAACCGACTACCGAGCGCAAACGCAAAAAAGCCGCTGCGGTTAAACGTCTGCAAAAACGCCTGCGCAGCCAACAACTGCCTCCGAAACTCTACTAA